From Woronichinia naegeliana WA131, the proteins below share one genomic window:
- a CDS encoding FkbM family methyltransferase, whose translation MLAYLLPEIDSDRTGLCIDVGVGTFAFYCEIFAKLGFPTIAVEPLPVNKLRKLSQQYGITLIESCLSDQDGIQSLYLGSFAGLFNHNFNSLAADWFGSSRNFKPVSVLSLPTFIENIKAQKITILKLDIEGWEGCDL comes from the coding sequence TTGTTAGCTTATCTTTTGCCTGAAATTGATTCAGATCGAACGGGTCTTTGTATTGATGTGGGGGTTGGCACTTTTGCCTTTTACTGTGAAATCTTTGCTAAGTTAGGGTTTCCAACCATTGCAGTTGAGCCGTTGCCCGTAAATAAACTTCGTAAACTGAGCCAGCAATATGGCATTACCTTAATTGAAAGTTGTTTATCGGATCAAGACGGAATTCAATCTCTCTATCTCGGCAGTTTTGCTGGCTTATTTAACCATAATTTTAATTCCCTTGCGGCTGATTGGTTTGGCTCTTCTCGCAATTTTAAACCTGTCTCTGTCCTGTCGTTACCCACTTTTATTGAGAATATTAAGGCTCAGAAAATTACCATTTTAAAATTAGATATTGAAGGTTGGGAAGGGTGCGACCTTTAG
- a CDS encoding NYN domain-containing protein, with protein MFEDFDNDPLFTPDQLLENRGRVAIFIDGSNLFYAALQLGIEIDYTKLLHRLTSGSRLLRAFFYTGVDRTNEKQQGFLLWMRRNGYRVIAKDLVQLPDGSKKANLDVEIAVDLMALVGFFDTAVIVSGDGDLAYAADAVSYRGARIEVVSLRSMTSDSLINVSDRYIDLDQIKEDIQKNPKSSLTYGGFATMGILDADKSR; from the coding sequence ATGTTTGAAGATTTTGATAATGATCCGCTATTTACCCCTGATCAATTACTTGAAAATCGTGGTCGGGTTGCTATTTTCATTGATGGTTCTAACCTTTTTTATGCAGCCTTACAATTGGGCATTGAGATTGATTATACCAAGCTGCTTCATCGTTTAACCTCTGGCTCTCGGCTATTACGCGCCTTTTTCTATACCGGCGTTGACCGGACAAATGAAAAGCAACAGGGATTTTTACTCTGGATGCGTCGGAATGGCTATCGCGTGATCGCCAAGGATTTAGTGCAATTACCAGATGGTTCTAAAAAAGCCAATCTAGATGTGGAAATTGCTGTGGATTTAATGGCTTTGGTCGGTTTCTTTGATACGGCGGTTATTGTTAGTGGCGATGGTGATCTGGCCTATGCGGCGGATGCAGTCAGTTACCGAGGAGCCAGGATTGAAGTGGTGAGTCTGCGCTCCATGACCAGCGACAGTTTAATTAATGTTTCCGATCGCTATATTGATCTCGACCAAATTAAAGAGGATATTCAAAAAAATCCAAAGTCTAGTCTGACCTATGGTGGCTTTGCAACAATGGGGATTTTAGATGCCGATAAATCCCGCTAG
- a CDS encoding alanine--glyoxylate aminotransferase family protein, translating to MTTFTINERDRFPAQKVEISGRWLFGPGPSNADPRVLAAMSLPPLGHLDPDFLTLMNETQTLLRYTWQTENQMTIPVSGTGSAAMEATLANTVEPGDVVLVAVKGYFGNRLVDMAGRYGADVRKITKPWGEVFNLEELTTAVQTHKPAILAIVQAETSTGVRQPLEGLGELCREHNCLLLVDTVTSLGAVPLFLDQWGIDLAYSCSQKGLGCPPGIAPFTMSPRAVEKMQNRSTIIPNWYLDMSLLSHYWGSDRTYHHTAPINMNYALREALYILAAEGIENSWQRHQENAELLWDGLEALGLSCHVEKAFRLPTLTTVKVPDGIDAKAIATKLRTEYNLEIGLGLGELAGKVWRIGLMGYNSHPEKVLLLLGVLQKVLKP from the coding sequence ATGACCACCTTCACCATTAATGAACGCGATCGCTTCCCTGCACAAAAAGTAGAAATCTCCGGCCGTTGGCTGTTTGGGCCGGGCCCCTCCAATGCCGATCCCAGGGTCTTGGCGGCTATGAGTTTGCCCCCCTTGGGACACCTTGATCCCGACTTTTTGACCTTAATGAACGAAACCCAAACCCTACTACGGTACACTTGGCAAACGGAAAACCAGATGACTATTCCCGTTAGTGGGACAGGTAGTGCAGCGATGGAAGCAACCCTGGCCAATACTGTCGAGCCTGGGGACGTGGTTTTAGTGGCAGTGAAGGGTTATTTTGGTAATCGTTTAGTGGATATGGCCGGACGCTACGGGGCCGATGTTCGCAAAATCACTAAGCCCTGGGGTGAAGTTTTTAACCTAGAAGAATTAACCACGGCAGTTCAAACCCATAAACCGGCTATTTTAGCGATCGTGCAGGCAGAAACCTCGACTGGTGTACGGCAACCGCTAGAAGGGCTAGGAGAACTGTGTCGTGAGCATAATTGTTTGCTCTTAGTCGATACCGTCACCAGTTTAGGGGCTGTTCCTCTGTTTCTAGATCAGTGGGGAATTGATCTGGCCTATAGTTGCAGTCAAAAAGGCTTGGGTTGTCCTCCGGGTATTGCTCCCTTTACTATGAGTCCCCGGGCCGTGGAAAAAATGCAGAATCGCAGTACCATTATCCCGAACTGGTATCTGGATATGTCTCTCCTCAGTCATTATTGGGGCAGCGATCGCACCTATCACCACACGGCCCCCATTAATATGAACTATGCTTTGCGGGAAGCACTGTATATCCTAGCCGCAGAAGGGATCGAAAATAGCTGGCAACGTCATCAAGAAAATGCGGAATTACTTTGGGACGGATTAGAAGCGTTAGGCTTAAGCTGCCATGTGGAGAAAGCTTTTCGTTTACCCACCTTAACCACAGTCAAGGTTCCCGATGGTATAGATGCCAAGGCGATCGCCACCAAATTACGCACCGAATACAATCTGGAAATTGGTTTAGGTCTGGGCGAATTAGCTGGTAAGGTTTGGCGGATTGGACTAATGGGCTATAACAGCCATCCCGAAAAAGTCCTGTTACTGTTAGGTGTCTTGCAAAAGGTTTTAAAACCCTAG
- a CDS encoding Ppx/GppA family phosphatase, with translation MLDSSTSIAAISNLGSNRLIDPCMLAAIDIGTNSVHMVIVRIDPMLATFTIVAREKDTVRLGERDTKTGELSSSAMERAIAALKRCHDLALSMGVDHIIAVATSATREATNGNQFLARIETEVGLQVDLISGQEEARRIYLGVLSGMDFQNLPHIIIDIGGGSTEIILADSQEPRFLSSTKVGAVRLTRDFIQTDPISVTEFVSLRAYIRGMLERPIDELRHSLQAGETVRLVGTSGTIETLGIINALNQQREIPNPLQGYQLTRKDLRDWVKRLMTLNYEQRFAIPGLSDKRAEIILAGAVILLEAMTMLNLDTITICERALREGVIVDWMLTHGLIGDRLRFQGEIRQRSVMKIAHKYRVDLVYGERVAQFSLSIFDQLQGVLHQWGATEREWLWAAAVLHNCGVYISHSAHHKHSYYLIRNAEFLGFTEIELELMANIARYHRRSKPKKRHESYMKLSEIHRLMVRQISAILRIAVALDRRQAGAIQHLDCKYDPEYRKLHLHLFPTQAEDDCALELWNLDYKKVVFEEEFCVKVVATLAVS, from the coding sequence ATGCTGGATTCTAGTACTTCGATCGCAGCCATCTCTAATCTAGGCAGCAATCGGCTCATTGACCCTTGCATGTTAGCGGCCATTGATATTGGCACTAATTCTGTTCATATGGTCATTGTTCGTATTGACCCGATGTTAGCCACGTTTACCATTGTAGCCAGGGAAAAGGATACGGTACGACTGGGAGAAAGGGACACTAAAACGGGAGAATTGTCCTCATCGGCCATGGAACGGGCGATCGCCGCCTTAAAACGCTGTCATGATCTGGCCCTGAGTATGGGAGTGGATCACATTATTGCGGTTGCCACCAGTGCCACCAGGGAAGCCACGAACGGCAACCAATTCCTAGCTCGCATAGAAACGGAAGTCGGTTTACAGGTTGATTTAATTTCAGGTCAGGAAGAAGCCAGAAGAATCTACTTAGGTGTTCTATCAGGAATGGACTTCCAGAATCTTCCCCATATCATCATTGACATTGGTGGAGGTTCTACCGAAATCATTTTGGCCGATAGTCAGGAACCTCGTTTTTTGAGTAGCACTAAAGTGGGGGCGGTTCGTCTCACCCGTGATTTTATTCAGACCGATCCGATTAGTGTGACAGAATTTGTCAGTTTACGGGCCTATATCCGGGGGATGCTGGAACGGCCCATTGATGAACTGCGGCATTCTCTGCAAGCAGGGGAAACCGTGCGACTAGTGGGAACTTCCGGCACAATCGAAACCCTAGGAATTATTAACGCCCTGAATCAACAACGGGAAATCCCCAATCCTCTCCAGGGCTATCAGTTAACTCGCAAGGATCTACGGGACTGGGTGAAACGTTTGATGACTCTCAATTACGAGCAGCGTTTTGCCATCCCTGGACTGTCCGATAAGCGAGCCGAAATTATCCTCGCGGGTGCGGTGATTCTGCTCGAAGCCATGACCATGCTCAATCTAGATACCATTACCATCTGCGAACGTGCTTTGCGGGAAGGGGTCATTGTCGATTGGATGTTAACGCATGGATTAATCGGCGATCGCCTGCGTTTTCAGGGAGAAATTCGTCAACGTAGCGTCATGAAAATTGCCCATAAATATCGTGTCGATTTGGTCTATGGAGAACGAGTAGCCCAGTTTTCCCTCTCTATTTTTGACCAGCTACAGGGAGTTTTGCATCAATGGGGAGCGACAGAACGGGAATGGCTCTGGGCGGCGGCGGTTTTACATAATTGTGGCGTTTATATCAGTCACTCTGCCCACCATAAACATTCCTATTACCTCATTCGTAATGCTGAATTCCTGGGTTTTACCGAGATTGAATTAGAATTAATGGCTAATATTGCCCGCTACCATCGCCGCAGTAAACCCAAAAAACGTCACGAATCCTATATGAAATTATCAGAAATACACCGTTTAATGGTTCGTCAAATCAGTGCTATCCTCAGAATAGCGGTTGCCCTAGATCGTCGTCAAGCAGGAGCCATTCAACACCTGGATTGTAAATATGATCCTGAATATCGTAAGCTGCACTTACACCTTTTTCCGACCCAGGCTGAAGATGATTGCGCCTTAGAATTGTGGAATTTAGATTATAAAAAAGTGGTTTTTGAAGAAGAATTTTGTGTTAAGGTAGTTGCCACCCTCGCAGTCTCCTAA
- a CDS encoding ISKra4 family transposase — MTAKLINVEGSKIKIELTLELSRSMLDTEINIQKGLNEVGCIASKEALKYLDTDGSPLKIGEEIWKSKGEQPKEYQTPYGEVIVNRHVYQRSVGGKTYCPLEREARIIITSTPLLAKQVSSKMSGMAGKEVKNDLLENHGRKVALSYIQRLSEAVGSVVQAKEEAWSYAPPKEDSQIATVGIGLDGTCMLMCEDGYREAMVGTVSLYDSEGERQHTIYLGAAPEYGKKSFLERLEREIERAKNRYPEATLVGIADGAESNWKFLEKQTEEQILDFYHASGYLGALAEALHPNTVSKQKEWLTENCRELKHEKGKAGELLNLMKEVKEEKSHSKNLTEKLQAAITYYENHQHQMDYAEYIEKKYPIGSGVTEAACKTLVKQRLCCSGMRWKEKGAGIILSLRALVLTKERWSQFWAKLDQYGFPVEP, encoded by the coding sequence ATGACAGCAAAACTAATTAATGTAGAGGGTTCAAAGATAAAAATAGAACTAACATTAGAACTCAGTCGTTCAATGTTGGATACAGAAATAAATATTCAAAAAGGCTTAAACGAAGTAGGTTGCATCGCCAGCAAAGAAGCCTTGAAATATTTAGATACAGATGGTTCACCCTTAAAAATCGGTGAAGAAATCTGGAAGAGTAAGGGAGAGCAACCGAAAGAATATCAAACACCTTATGGTGAGGTTATAGTGAATCGTCATGTATATCAGCGTTCAGTAGGAGGAAAAACGTATTGCCCCTTAGAAAGAGAAGCAAGGATAATCATAACATCAACGCCATTATTGGCAAAACAGGTATCCTCAAAAATGTCAGGGATGGCAGGCAAAGAGGTGAAAAATGATTTATTAGAAAATCATGGTAGAAAAGTAGCGCTATCCTATATCCAAAGATTGAGTGAAGCAGTAGGAAGTGTGGTACAGGCAAAAGAAGAAGCGTGGAGTTATGCCCCGCCCAAGGAGGATAGCCAAATTGCAACAGTGGGAATAGGATTAGATGGAACCTGTATGCTGATGTGTGAGGATGGCTACCGTGAAGCAATGGTGGGAACCGTTTCCCTATACGATAGTGAGGGAGAACGTCAACATACAATCTATCTAGGTGCGGCACCAGAGTATGGAAAAAAGAGTTTTCTAGAAAGATTAGAAAGAGAAATTGAGCGAGCGAAAAACCGTTATCCAGAGGCAACATTGGTCGGGATAGCAGACGGGGCAGAATCAAATTGGAAGTTTTTAGAAAAGCAAACGGAAGAACAGATATTAGATTTCTATCATGCCTCTGGTTACTTAGGTGCCTTGGCAGAAGCGTTGCATCCTAATACAGTGTCAAAACAAAAAGAATGGTTGACTGAAAATTGTCGAGAACTCAAGCATGAAAAAGGAAAAGCAGGAGAACTGCTAAATCTGATGAAAGAAGTCAAAGAAGAAAAAAGTCATTCTAAGAATCTTACCGAGAAACTACAAGCGGCGATTACTTATTACGAGAATCATCAGCATCAAATGGATTATGCTGAATACATAGAGAAAAAGTATCCGATTGGTTCAGGTGTTACGGAAGCAGCTTGTAAGACGTTGGTCAAACAACGATTATGTTGTTCAGGGATGCGATGGAAGGAAAAAGGAGCAGGAATTATTTTGAGCCTACGAGCTTTGGTATTGACCAAGGAACGATGGAGTCAATTTTGGGCAAAACTTGATCAATATGGGTTCCCTGTAGAACCCTGA
- a CDS encoding DUF2949 domain-containing protein translates to MKFTKSNGILPVANPRYPLLNFLQEELALSPDSLAVAERSVEEHHGSLPMVLWQYGLISLEDLDRIYDWLEQF, encoded by the coding sequence ATGAAGTTTACCAAATCCAACGGCATACTCCCTGTGGCTAATCCTAGATATCCGCTCCTCAATTTTCTGCAAGAAGAATTGGCTTTGTCGCCAGATTCTTTAGCGGTTGCTGAACGCTCTGTGGAAGAACATCATGGTTCTTTACCGATGGTTCTTTGGCAGTATGGGTTAATCAGTCTAGAGGATTTAGATCGAATCTATGATTGGTTAGAGCAGTTTTAG
- the metG gene encoding methionine--tRNA ligase, whose product MDPVLNPKKKFVLTTPLYYVNDVPHLGSAYTTMVADTVARFKRLQGYSVLLITGTDEHGQKIQRTAEAKGLNPQTHCDAIAASFEQLWQKLNIQYDRFSRTTNPRHAEIVKAFYNRVWEQGDIYGAQQQGWYCVACEEFKEQRELLADGCCPLHPNLRAEWRDEENYFFRLSRYQTQLEELYATHPDFIQPESRRNEVLNFVTQGLQDFSISRVNVDWGFPVPSDPNHTIYVWFDALLGYVTALLEADQEPTLENALAQWWPINLHLIGKDILRFHAVYWPAMLLSAGLTLPKQVFGHGFLTKDGHKMSKSLGNTLDPVELVDRYGSDAVRYYFLKEIELGRDGDFSETRFINILNADLANDLGNLLNRTLGMVKKYCQGQGPQLTAQDLPAGNALFVLGKTLGDRVIEAYDTLAFTQACEEIFTLVRASNKYIDETAPWSLFKQGLQREVEIVLYSVLESIRLAAYLLSPIIPDLSTAIYQQLGFTLDFNQWSELLPQANFEIHCQWGAFLLPKTPNQAKPIFVRLELPTTQTPT is encoded by the coding sequence ATGGATCCTGTTTTAAACCCTAAGAAAAAATTTGTTTTAACAACCCCACTTTATTACGTTAATGATGTACCTCACCTGGGGAGTGCCTATACAACCATGGTGGCGGATACGGTGGCCCGTTTTAAGCGGCTCCAGGGTTATTCTGTTTTACTGATTACCGGCACTGATGAACATGGTCAAAAAATTCAACGAACGGCGGAAGCGAAAGGACTAAACCCCCAAACTCACTGTGATGCGATCGCGGCTAGTTTTGAGCAACTTTGGCAAAAACTTAATATTCAATATGATCGCTTTAGTCGTACTACCAATCCACGTCATGCGGAAATCGTTAAAGCCTTCTATAATAGAGTCTGGGAGCAAGGTGATATCTATGGAGCCCAACAGCAAGGTTGGTACTGTGTCGCCTGTGAGGAATTTAAGGAACAACGAGAGTTACTGGCGGATGGTTGCTGTCCTTTGCACCCTAATCTTCGGGCCGAATGGCGGGACGAGGAAAATTATTTTTTTCGGTTATCTCGTTACCAAACCCAGTTAGAAGAACTATACGCCACACACCCCGATTTTATCCAGCCGGAAAGTCGGCGTAATGAAGTTCTCAACTTTGTCACCCAAGGGTTACAGGATTTCTCGATTTCTCGCGTCAATGTGGATTGGGGCTTTCCCGTTCCCAGTGATCCAAATCACACCATTTACGTTTGGTTTGATGCACTCTTAGGGTATGTAACCGCTTTATTAGAGGCGGATCAAGAACCTACCCTTGAAAATGCCCTAGCCCAATGGTGGCCCATTAACCTACATTTAATTGGCAAGGATATTCTGCGCTTCCATGCGGTTTACTGGCCAGCCATGCTGTTGTCGGCTGGTTTGACCCTACCGAAGCAGGTGTTTGGTCATGGTTTTCTTACCAAAGATGGTCATAAGATGAGTAAAAGCTTGGGCAATACTCTTGATCCAGTTGAGTTGGTTGATCGCTACGGCTCCGATGCTGTTCGTTACTATTTTCTCAAGGAAATTGAGTTGGGACGAGATGGGGATTTTAGCGAAACCCGTTTTATCAATATTCTCAACGCAGATTTGGCTAACGATCTCGGCAATTTGCTCAATCGTACTCTAGGAATGGTCAAAAAATACTGTCAGGGTCAAGGGCCTCAGTTAACGGCTCAGGATCTGCCGGCCGGTAATGCTCTCTTCGTCTTAGGCAAAACCCTAGGCGATCGCGTCATTGAAGCTTACGATACTTTGGCTTTTACCCAGGCCTGTGAAGAAATTTTTACCTTAGTACGGGCTAGTAATAAGTATATTGATGAAACTGCGCCTTGGAGTCTTTTTAAACAAGGATTGCAACGGGAAGTCGAAATCGTTTTATACAGCGTTTTAGAATCTATTCGGTTAGCGGCCTACTTACTCTCTCCCATCATCCCTGATCTCAGTACGGCTATTTATCAACAACTTGGGTTTACCTTAGATTTTAACCAATGGTCAGAACTGTTACCCCAAGCTAATTTTGAGATTCATTGTCAATGGGGAGCTTTTCTACTTCCGAAAACCCCTAATCAAGCTAAACCCATTTTTGTTCGCTTAGAATTGCCAACGACTCAAACTCCCACTTAG
- a CDS encoding response regulator transcription factor, producing the protein MLSPPYIFLIHPDESFAQKAQADLQDGGYKPLILMKIAQVWQELERFSPAMIILDRVQAGEAGLNLCRQLRQQGYQGILLMLVEQETVEERVICLEAGANDYLLKPYRSESFLQRVRFYLQPSEPPSEQLQFTNLVLDLAARRLFLSGKGIDLTMKEFELLKYLMAHSGEVLTREQILDNVWGYDFQGESNIIEVYIRYLRLKIEAEGQKRLIHTVRGVGYVLRDG; encoded by the coding sequence ATGCTTTCTCCCCCCTATATTTTTCTGATTCATCCCGATGAGTCTTTCGCCCAAAAAGCCCAGGCGGATCTACAGGATGGTGGTTATAAACCGCTCATTTTGATGAAGATTGCCCAGGTCTGGCAAGAATTAGAACGCTTTAGCCCCGCCATGATCATTCTAGATCGGGTACAGGCGGGGGAGGCCGGCCTTAACCTCTGTCGTCAACTACGGCAACAGGGTTATCAGGGAATTTTGTTAATGCTGGTGGAGCAAGAAACGGTGGAAGAACGGGTTATCTGTTTAGAAGCAGGGGCAAACGATTATTTACTGAAACCTTACCGTTCCGAATCCTTTTTGCAACGAGTTCGCTTTTACCTACAACCGAGTGAACCTCCTTCCGAGCAATTACAATTTACCAATCTTGTTCTCGATCTAGCCGCCCGTCGTCTCTTTCTCTCTGGGAAAGGGATTGATTTAACCATGAAAGAATTTGAATTGCTCAAATACCTGATGGCTCATTCTGGCGAAGTATTGACGAGGGAGCAAATTTTAGATAATGTTTGGGGCTACGATTTCCAAGGAGAGTCTAACATCATCGAAGTCTATATTCGTTATCTGCGCCTCAAAATTGAAGCAGAGGGACAAAAACGTTTGATTCATACGGTTCGGGGAGTCGGCTATGTACTGAGGGATGGATGA
- the lptC gene encoding LPS export ABC transporter periplasmic protein LptC: MLSFFRPLVSRYCPQWGLGLALLLLGLTACQPPDPSVKVTPSSTPTVESHLTLNKATLEQSNNKGQTLWKIQVQEAIYTPDRKNAKLSQLKGDLYNNGKIVLKVVADRGEIQQDGELVILQDNILAIDPRNKVVIRSPEVEWRPKESIMVIRKGLKGNHPELEVTSQEGSYDTQQQQLTLMGKIVGLAEKKQLTLKTEALRWLVPQHKIISDRRMEISRFKGKEITDQVTTLKAEIQLDRKIVLIQDNLEFKSLKPPLQLAGKVLEWHYQDRIVTSSQPLQILDYQNKITVTGNQGKVDLNQNMAWLTGGTQSQSEQNQSQLFADQLTWNMQAQTIEGLGNIIYQQNKGVKFNLTGDKAIGSLQNNSVIVTSNQPERVVTEIYPSPK, from the coding sequence TTGTTAAGCTTCTTCCGTCCTCTTGTTTCTCGCTATTGTCCTCAATGGGGATTAGGGTTAGCATTGCTGTTGCTCGGTCTAACGGCTTGTCAACCCCCTGATCCTTCCGTCAAAGTGACTCCTAGTAGTACTCCAACAGTGGAGAGCCATTTAACCCTAAATAAGGCTACCTTGGAACAGAGTAACAATAAGGGACAAACCCTCTGGAAAATCCAGGTGCAGGAAGCTATCTATACACCGGATCGAAAAAATGCCAAACTCTCTCAGCTTAAAGGCGACCTTTATAACAACGGCAAAATTGTTCTCAAAGTGGTAGCAGATCGGGGAGAAATTCAACAAGATGGGGAGTTAGTGATCTTGCAAGATAATATTCTGGCCATTGATCCCCGTAATAAAGTGGTGATTCGCAGTCCAGAAGTGGAATGGCGACCGAAGGAATCGATCATGGTCATTCGTAAGGGTCTCAAGGGCAACCATCCTGAGTTGGAAGTCACGAGCCAAGAGGGCAGCTATGATACCCAACAACAACAACTGACGCTGATGGGGAAAATTGTCGGACTGGCGGAGAAAAAACAACTGACTCTCAAAACGGAAGCATTGCGTTGGTTAGTGCCTCAACACAAAATTATCAGCGATCGCCGCATGGAAATCTCGCGTTTTAAGGGCAAAGAAATTACGGATCAGGTGACAACCTTGAAAGCCGAAATTCAACTGGATCGAAAAATCGTCTTGATTCAAGACAATCTAGAATTTAAGTCCCTCAAGCCGCCTCTGCAATTAGCCGGAAAAGTACTGGAATGGCATTATCAAGACCGAATTGTCACCTCTAGTCAACCCCTGCAAATTTTAGACTATCAGAATAAAATTACGGTGACAGGAAATCAAGGTAAAGTCGATCTCAATCAAAATATGGCCTGGCTCACAGGGGGAACCCAAAGCCAAAGTGAACAAAATCAATCGCAACTGTTTGCCGATCAACTCACCTGGAATATGCAAGCTCAAACCATTGAAGGTCTGGGAAATATTATTTATCAGCAAAATAAAGGCGTAAAATTTAATCTCACTGGGGATAAAGCGATCGGTTCTTTGCAAAACAATAGTGTGATTGTTACTAGTAACCAGCCAGAACGGGTCGTCACTGAAATTTACCCCTCCCCTAAATAG
- a CDS encoding DUF192 domain-containing protein, whose amino-acid sequence MKRHFTILFLGLFLWGCSPLSSRFSVPPQVIASEPLPQSEGQQLPIAATMTIGDRVIELEVAQSEEQQAMGLMYRTQLAPNRGMLFPFSPPRVARFWMKNTLIPLDMIFLYQGQIQAILPNVPPCHRDPCPVYGPFKEIDQVIELAEGQAKVLNLTVGDRLTIQSVNLP is encoded by the coding sequence TTGAAACGTCATTTCACGATCCTTTTTTTAGGTCTATTTTTATGGGGCTGTAGCCCTCTTAGCTCTCGATTTTCTGTTCCTCCCCAGGTAATTGCCTCAGAACCATTACCCCAATCCGAGGGACAACAATTGCCGATCGCTGCGACTATGACCATTGGCGATCGCGTTATTGAATTGGAAGTAGCTCAAAGCGAGGAACAGCAGGCTATGGGCTTAATGTATCGGACTCAATTGGCCCCCAATCGCGGTATGTTATTTCCTTTTTCACCGCCCCGTGTGGCCCGTTTTTGGATGAAAAATACGCTGATCCCCTTAGATATGATTTTTCTCTATCAAGGCCAGATCCAGGCAATTCTTCCCAATGTTCCGCCTTGTCATCGTGATCCCTGTCCTGTTTATGGCCCCTTCAAAGAAATTGATCAAGTCATTGAGTTGGCCGAGGGACAAGCAAAAGTGCTCAATTTAACCGTTGGCGATCGCCTAACCATCCAATCCGTAAATTTGCCCTAA